In Carya illinoinensis cultivar Pawnee chromosome 7, C.illinoinensisPawnee_v1, whole genome shotgun sequence, the following are encoded in one genomic region:
- the LOC122316285 gene encoding protein FAR1-RELATED SEQUENCE 8-like, which yields MEKGKDHAYPITRSTADSTTNPSTNPPSQVIPIPCYPDFSNFMHGCHPPMPNAWLRPFFERLEVSASTQTSQGNPLPPCDSNLNPSSGLHSASSSHVDETQDPTPESTGKKDLLSYYKRYGQQCGFGVMTQRSHRFEDGSLSYVTLGCARGGKAQNRTSNVARSRPTSKTDFHKSRDFFAAIEVSESVKRVLDINDQVEIRMNKSFASLVQEAGVFENLSFNEKNCRNYIDKACHLRLGKGGAGAIREYFARMQYKNDGFFSLIDMDDDGRLRNVFRADARSRAAYKYFGDVVTFDTTYLTNRYEMSFAPFMGVNHHGQSILLGAGLISSEDTETFTWKDGVIATYNVEDEVNVDNFIKEVTHMVYFNEAECEVKCSCALFEMRGVLSRHVLGIMRVNKVRSVPEKYILDQWRKDIKRTYTLIRNSYDGVDERPEVCRYSRIIKKCNEVATNASPCDEHTEDMLAKLDAMNLGYRTNKSPSKVNVTTTAVPTTTATSKNVLSPHVVRVGVYK from the exons atggagaaagggaaggaCCATGCATATCCTATAACACGTTCTACAGCAGATTCAACAACAAATCCATCCACAAATCCTCCCTCCCAG GTGATACCAATACCATGTTACCcggatttttcaaactttatgcATGGTTGCCATCCACCAATGCCAAATGCGTGGTTACGCCCATTTTTCGAGCGTCTTGAAGTCAGTGCATCTACACAAACTAGTCAG GGAAATCCGTTGCCCCCATGCGACTCGAATCTTAACCCTTCGAGTGGTTTACACTCTGCAAGTTCAAGCCATGTTGATGAAACCCAAGATCCCACACCTGAGTCTACTGGAAAAA AGGACTTATTGTCTTATTATAAAAGATATGGGCAACAATGCGGTTTTGGTGTAATGACCCAGAGGAGCCATAGGTTTGAGGATGGGAGCCTGAGCTATGTCACACTAGGTTGTGCTAGGGGTGGGAAGGCACAGAACCGTACATCAAATGTTGCCAGGTCACGTCCGACATCAAAGACAGACT TCCACAAAAGTCGAGATTTTTTCGCTGCAATAGAAGTGAGCGAGTCCGTTAAGAGAGTGTTAGACATAAATGATCAAGTTGAGATAagaatgaacaagagttttgCCTCTCTTGTGCAAGAAGCGGGTGTGTTTGAGAACTTGTCATTCAATGAAAAGAACTGTCGGaattatattgacaaggcaTGCCACCTTCGACTTGGGAAAGGTGGTGCTGGAGCCATCCGTGAGTATTTTGCGCGGATGCAATACAAAAATGACggatttttttcattaatagaTATGGATGATGACGGACGGTTGAGGAATGTATTTAGGGCGGATGCACGAAGTAGGGCAGCCTacaaatattttggtgatgttgTGACCTTCGACACGACCTATTTGACAAACAGATATGAGATGTCGTTTGCACCGTTTAtgggtgtaaaccaccatggacAGTCGATATTGTTGGGCGCAGGATTAATTTCTAGTGAGGATACAGAAACGTTTACATG GAAAGATGGTGTAATTGCAACATACaatgtagaagatgaagtgaaTGTTGATAATTTCATCAAGGAGGTTACCCACATGGTGTACTTTAATGAGGCTGAATGTGAGGTGAAGTGTTCATGTGccttgtttgagatgagaggggTATTGAGTAGGCATGTATTGGGCATTATGAGAGTTAACAAAGTTCGCTCGGTGCCAGAAAAGTACATACTAGATCAATGGCGGAAAGACATAAAGAGAACGTACACGCTTATACGAAATAGTTATGATGGGGTTGATGAGAGGCCTGAAGTATGCAGATATTCACGTATCATCAAGAAATGCAACGAAGTAGCCACAAATGCATCTCCATGTGATGAGCACACTGAGGATATGCTAGCTAAGTTAGATGCAATGAACTTAGGCTACCGCACGAACAAGTCGCCATCAAAGGTGAATGTTACAACAACTGCCGTGCCCACCACAACTGCCACTTCTAAGAATGTACTAAGTCCCCATGTAGTGAGAGTAGGGGTGTACAAATAA
- the LOC122316475 gene encoding NPL4-like protein 1: MMLRVRSRDGLERVSIDSPQITVSQLKTLIQSQLQIPVQNQTLSTNQNLLLAKTPADLLKFTDMSNPSTPLSALNLSHGSIVFLTYDGERTVSGPTFHPAGSFGRKMTMDDLIAKQMRVTRQENPHCELVSFDRDCANGFQHYVNETLAFAVKRAGFMYGTVSDEGKVEVDFIYEPPQLGTEENLAILRNPDEEKFVEAIAVGLGMTKVGFIFTQTISQDKKDYTLSNREVLQAAEFHAESGLKEWVTAVVKLEVNEEGAADVHFEAFQMSDTCIKLFKEGWFETDIAQDADPKLSKMKKDVVVGVKDTREVDNDFFLVVVKIFDHQGPLTSTFAVENRNTPVTMRALKNHLDRTKSLPFVKRISDFHLLLLLARFLDLSSDVPALAECVQRQTAVPEGYQLLIESLASA; encoded by the exons ATGATGCTCAGAGTCCGAAGCCGCGACGGCTTGGAGCGAGTTTCTATCGACAGCCCACAAATTACAGTCTCCCAACTCAAAACCCTAATCCAATCCCAGCTCCAAATCCCCGTCCAAAACCAGACCCTCTCAACCAATCAGAATCTCCTCTTGGCCAAAACCCCCGCCGATCTTCTCAAATTCACCGACATGTCCAATCCTTCTACCCCTCTCTCTGCGCTCAATCTCTCCCATGGCTCCATTGTTTTCCTCACCTACGATGGGGAGCGCACTGTTTCCGGCCCAACCTTCCACCCCGCCGGTTCCTTCGGCCGCAAGATGACCATGGACGACCTCATCGCCAAGCAGATGCGGGTCACGCGCCAGGAGAACCCGCATTGCGAGCTCGTCTCCTTCGACCGCGACTGTGCCAACGGGTTCCAGCACTACGTCAACGAGACGCTCGCGTTCGCCGTCAAACGTGCAGGGTTCATGTACGGCACTGTCTCGGATGAAGGGAAAGTTGAAGTGGATTTCATCTACGAGCCGCCACAGCTAGGGACCGAGGAGAATTTGGCAATTCTGAGAAACCCAGATGAGGAAAAGTTTGTGGAAGCGATTGCGGTTGGGTTGGGAATGACGAAGGTCGGGTTCATATTCACGCAGACGATAAGTCAGGACAAGAAGGACTACACTTTGTCGAACAGAGAGGTGCTTCAGGCGGCGGAGTTTCACGCCGAGAGTGGGCTGAAGGAGTGGGTCACGGCCGTGGTGAAGCTCGAGGTGAATGAGGAAGGTGCGGCTGATGTGCATTTCGAGGCGTTTCAGATGAGTGATACGTGTATTAAGTTGTTCAAGGAAGGGTGGTTCGAGACCGACATCGCCCAGGACGCCGATCCCAAGCTGTCGAAGATGAAAAAGGATGTAGTGGTTGGAGTGAAGGATACAAGGGAGGTTGATAATGATTTTTTCTTGGTGGTGGTTAAGATCTTCGATCACCAG GGTCCACTCACATCAACATTTGCTGTTGAGAACCGGAATACCCCTGTGACCATGAGGGCGCTGAAGAATCATCTGGACCGCACAAAGAGTCTTCCTTTTGTGAAGCGCATATCAGATTTTCATTTACTGCTTTTACTGGCCAGATTTTTAGATCTCAGTTCTGATGTTCCCGCACTGGCTGAGTGTGTGCAGAGACAGACAGCTGTTCCAGAAGGTTACCAGCTCCTAATCGAGTCCTTGGCCAGTGCTTAA
- the LOC122314703 gene encoding peroxidase 3-like: protein MKIETNIILLLVCIVVTGFLGVCQGGNLRKNFYKTTCPCAEKTIQDVTWKHVSSNPNLPAKLLRMHFHDCFVRGCDASILLNSTADNTAEKDSPPNQSLSGFDVIDDIKVEVEKKCKGVVSCADILSLAARDSVSFQFQKPMWEVLTGRRDGTVSLIADVLSNIPAPTFNFDQLKNSFARKNLTVHDLVVLSGGHTIGRGHCIGFTNRLYNFTGRGDQDPSLNPTYAEILKKKCPSPTDVITTVEMDPGSSLKFDSSYYEILLQNKGLFQSDAALVTIKRARNTIEELVSQTDFFTEFAQSMKRMGAIEVLTGTTGEIRKQCGKVN, encoded by the exons ATGAAGATTGAGACTAACATAATTCTCCTGTTGGTCTGCATAGTGGTTactggctttcttggggtttgCCAAGGAGGCAATCTCAGGAAGAATTTCTATAAGACAACCTGTCCATGCGCAGAGAAGACAATCCAGGATGTCACTTGGAAACATGTTTCCAGCAATCCCAACTTGCCGGCAAAGCTGCTGAGGATGCATTTCCACGACTGTTTTGTCAGG GGTTGCGATGCATCAATTCTATTGAACTCAACAGCAGATAACACTGCAGAGAAGGATTCACCACCAAACCAAAGCTTGTCTGGTTTCGATGTTATCGACGACATTAAAGTAGAAGTTGAGAAGAAATGCAAAGGAGTTGTATCTTGTGCCGATATTCTGTCTTTGGCAGCTCGGGACTCTGTTTCATTCCAA TTCCAAAAGCCAATGTGGGAAGTGCTTACAGGTAGAAGAGATGGCACCGTTTCACTCATCGCAGATGTCTTATCCAACATTCCAGCTCCTACCTTTAACTTCGACCAACTCAAGAACAGTTTTGCCCGTAAAAACCTTACCGTGCATGACCTCGTCGTCTTATCAG GTGGTCACACCATTGGAAGGGGTCACTGCATTGGTTTCACCAACAGGCTCTACAACTTCACTGGAAGAGGCGATCAAGATCCGTCTTTGAACCCAACCTATGCCGAGATCTTGAAGAAAAAATGTCCGAGCCCCACAGACGTAATAACAACAGTGGAAATGGACCCAGGTAGCTCCCTGAAATTTGACAGCAGTTACTACGAAATCCTTCTGCAGAATAAGGGTCTGTTCCAATCCGACGCGGCGCTTGTGACTATCAAGCGAGCCAGAAACACTATCGAGGAGTTGGTTAGCCAAACAGATTTCTTCACAGAATTTGCACAGTCGATGAAGAGGATGGGAGCGATCGAGGTCCTCACTGGCACCACCGGTGAGATTAGGAAGCAATGTGGGAAAGTGAATTAA